GAGGGAACCTCGGCGACCATCCGGGCCACCTCCCTGTCGGGGATTGCGAACCGCTACGTCTCGATTACCCCGGGCCCCGACAACACCACGGAGCTCGACGACGGGGCGACGCTGTCGGGCGAGAAGACCACCTCGCCGGTCGACTTGGACCAGATCTTCAACACGTTGCGCCCGCGGACGCAGAAGGCCCTGCGGAACGTGATCCAGGGCTCCGCGTCGCTTTACGCCAACCACGCGGAGGGTGCACAGAGAACCTACAAGTACTTTGCGCCCGGCCTGTCGACGTCCCGACGACTGTTCGCGGAGGTGAACTTCGACAGCCGGTCGCTCAGCCAGTTCCTGGTTCAGGGATCGCGGGCGCTCGGAGCGATCGCGGACCGCCGCGACGACCTCTCGGCGCTGACTCAGAACGCGAACGAGTTCCTCGGGGCGATCGCTCAAGAGCAAACCGCTCTGGACACCTCGCTGCAGGCCTTCCCTCCGGCGCTTCGCCAGGCGAACACCACCTTCGTCAACGTGCGAGCGTTCCTCGACGACCTGACGCCGCTGGTCAACGAGTTCAAGCCGGCGACCAAGGATCTCGCGCCGTTCCTCCGCAAGCTGCGTCCGGTGGCCGAGCGGTCGATCCCCGTCTTCCACGACCTCCGCCTAACGGTCAACCGCAGTGGCCCGACGAACGATCTGACGGACTCGCTGCAGGAGCTGCCGAAAATCGAGA
The DNA window shown above is from Solirubrobacterales bacterium and carries:
- a CDS encoding MlaD family protein yields the protein MTPERQTLTAARTPWLARAAAGAALIAGLVLVLVVLFGNGNGRTYHLLFENGGQLVSGNEVLRAGQKIGSVKDVTLTDDSQAEVTISVDEPLHEGTSATIRATSLSGIANRYVSITPGPDNTTELDDGATLSGEKTTSPVDLDQIFNTLRPRTQKALRNVIQGSASLYANHAEGAQRTYKYFAPGLSTSRRLFAEVNFDSRSLSQFLVQGSRALGAIADRRDDLSALTQNANEFLGAIAQEQTALDTSLQAFPPALRQANTTFVNVRAFLDDLTPLVNEFKPATKDLAPFLRKLRPVAERSIPVFHDLRLTVNRSGPTNDLTDSLQELPKIENKASSSVPRTIAGLDASQPTIEFARPYMPDLMGFLSKFAEVTSFYDANGHYARVSTAQANLFHYCKSGDTNSHCTGGGGPYTTGQLAPIPPSEQFNDLEFDIFTRCPGGATQPISGSNPFTDDGSLLSGGQSPNPKCDPSDVPPG